A region of Paenibacillus thiaminolyticus DNA encodes the following proteins:
- a CDS encoding 5' nucleotidase, NT5C type, with protein sequence MERIAIDMDEVMADTAGTHREWYNRDYGDTVTAAELQGRTLAQVRPDRKREIDSYFGREDFFRQLKVMEHSQEVIRELSRHYEIFITTAAMEVPASFRAKYEWLQEHFGFLSDMNFVFCGDKSIIRADYMIDDNVNQLRRFRGQGILFSAPHNAGGAGVRAGGFMAGSRGVVDGKAAGYR encoded by the coding sequence ATGGAACGCATTGCAATCGATATGGATGAGGTGATGGCCGATACGGCCGGCACGCATCGGGAATGGTACAACCGGGATTACGGCGACACGGTTACGGCCGCGGAGCTGCAGGGCAGAACCTTGGCACAGGTGAGGCCCGATCGGAAGCGGGAGATTGACAGCTACTTCGGGCGCGAAGATTTCTTCCGGCAGTTGAAGGTGATGGAACATAGCCAGGAGGTTATCCGCGAGCTCAGCCGTCATTATGAGATTTTCATCACGACGGCGGCGATGGAGGTGCCGGCCTCGTTCCGCGCCAAGTACGAATGGCTGCAGGAGCATTTTGGCTTTTTGTCCGATATGAACTTCGTCTTCTGCGGGGACAAGAGCATCATTCGCGCCGATTATATGATTGACGACAATGTGAACCAGCTCCGGCGCTTCCGGGGTCAGGGCATTCTTTTCTCCGCACCGCACAATGCGGGGGGAGCAGGGGTTCGTGCGGGTGGATTCATGGCTGGAAGCCGGGGCGTGGTTGATGGCAAAGCTGCGGGATACAGATGA
- the rocF gene encoding arginase, with amino-acid sequence MDRNLIALLRVPYGKGGARPGAEQGPDALVKAGLVRHLSQLGLQTTDEGAVLPPGAQDSGTQASGTKLKHLEEIAALNSDLADRVADVASSGRFPLILGGDHSIAIGTIAGLTRHYRNLGVIWFDAHGDLNTEDTSPSGNIHGMSLAVNFDQGHPLLTRIRRESSRIDPSKVVIIGARSLDEGERAYIRQAGIACFTMHDIDRKGMPYVMEQALRILGDGTDGVHLSFDIDSLDPAEAPGTGTPIPGGVSYREAHLALEMMYESGLITSAEFVEVSPPLDSQKRTVRLAIGLIGSLLGEQIL; translated from the coding sequence ATGGACCGTAATCTAATTGCATTGCTGCGCGTTCCCTACGGCAAGGGAGGCGCACGGCCGGGAGCGGAGCAAGGACCGGATGCGCTAGTGAAGGCCGGGCTCGTCCGGCATTTGTCGCAGCTGGGCTTGCAGACGACAGACGAAGGGGCCGTCCTTCCTCCCGGCGCGCAAGACAGCGGCACTCAAGCCTCCGGGACGAAGCTGAAGCATCTGGAGGAAATCGCTGCTCTCAACAGCGATCTGGCCGACCGCGTCGCGGATGTCGCCTCCAGCGGGCGGTTTCCGCTCATTCTCGGCGGCGATCACAGCATCGCCATCGGCACGATCGCCGGATTGACGAGACATTACCGCAATCTCGGCGTTATCTGGTTCGATGCCCACGGCGATCTGAATACCGAGGACACGAGCCCGAGCGGCAATATTCACGGCATGTCGCTGGCCGTCAATTTTGATCAGGGGCATCCCCTGCTCACCCGGATCAGGCGGGAATCGTCCCGCATCGATCCGTCGAAGGTGGTCATAATCGGGGCGAGATCGCTTGATGAAGGCGAGCGTGCGTACATCCGCCAAGCCGGCATTGCCTGCTTCACGATGCATGATATCGACCGCAAGGGCATGCCGTATGTGATGGAGCAAGCCTTGCGCATTCTCGGCGACGGAACCGATGGCGTCCATCTCAGCTTCGACATCGACAGCCTCGATCCAGCCGAGGCTCCCGGTACAGGGACGCCTATTCCGGGCGGGGTCAGCTACCGCGAAGCGCATCTTGCCCTCGAAATGATGTATGAATCCGGCCTGATCACATCCGCCGAATTCGTGGAGGTCAGCCCGCCGCTGGACAGCCAGAAGCGGACGGTCCGCTTAGCCATCGGCCTGATCGGCTCGCTGCTGGGCGAACAGATTTTATAA
- a CDS encoding ornithine--oxo-acid transaminase, with amino-acid sequence MRIIDQTEHYGARNYHPLPIVISKAEGVWVEDPEGHRYMDMLSAYSALNHGHRHPAIIQALKDQADKVTLTSRAFHNDQLGPFYERLSDLTRKAMILPMNTGAEAVETAIKAVRRWGYECKGIPDNQAEIIVCDGNFHGRTVTITSFSSEEEYKAGFGPFTPGFKLIPYGDIGALERAITPHTAAFLVEPIQGEAGIIVPEPGFLKAARALCSQHNVLLVADEIQTGLGRSGKMFACDWEEVVPDMYILGKALGGGVIPVSAVAADAEVLGTFTPGSHGSTFGGNPLGCAVANAALETLVRERLADRARELGDYFMDGLAKLQSPRIKELRGRGLLIGLELTEPARPYCEQLQKVGLLAKETHDHTIRFAPPLVITKEELDWALERIREVLPA; translated from the coding sequence ATGCGAATTATCGACCAGACGGAGCACTACGGGGCGCGGAACTATCATCCGCTGCCGATCGTCATTTCGAAGGCGGAGGGCGTCTGGGTCGAGGATCCGGAGGGGCACCGCTATATGGATATGCTGAGCGCCTATTCCGCCCTGAACCATGGCCATCGTCATCCGGCCATCATCCAAGCGCTCAAGGACCAGGCCGATAAAGTGACGCTCACCTCAAGGGCGTTCCATAATGATCAGCTCGGCCCCTTCTACGAGCGCCTCTCCGACCTGACCCGCAAGGCGATGATCCTGCCGATGAATACAGGCGCCGAGGCGGTAGAGACAGCCATCAAGGCCGTGCGCCGCTGGGGCTACGAGTGCAAGGGCATCCCGGACAACCAGGCCGAGATCATCGTCTGCGACGGCAACTTCCACGGCCGGACGGTCACGATTACGTCCTTCTCGTCGGAAGAGGAATACAAGGCAGGCTTCGGCCCGTTCACGCCCGGGTTCAAGCTCATCCCGTACGGTGATATCGGGGCGCTCGAGCGGGCGATCACGCCGCATACGGCCGCCTTCCTGGTGGAGCCGATTCAAGGCGAAGCCGGCATCATCGTGCCGGAGCCGGGCTTCCTGAAGGCGGCACGCGCGTTGTGCAGCCAGCACAACGTCCTGTTGGTCGCCGACGAAATTCAGACCGGGCTCGGCCGCAGCGGCAAAATGTTCGCCTGCGACTGGGAAGAGGTCGTGCCGGATATGTACATCCTCGGCAAGGCGCTCGGCGGCGGCGTCATTCCGGTCTCCGCCGTCGCCGCCGATGCCGAGGTGCTCGGCACGTTCACGCCCGGGTCGCACGGCTCCACCTTCGGCGGCAATCCGCTCGGCTGCGCCGTCGCCAACGCCGCGCTGGAGACGCTGGTCCGCGAGCGGCTCGCCGACCGGGCGCGGGAGCTTGGCGATTACTTCATGGACGGACTTGCCAAGCTCCAATCGCCGCGCATCAAGGAATTGCGCGGCCGCGGCCTGCTGATCGGGCTCGAGCTGACCGAGCCCGCCCGCCCTTACTGTGAGCAGCTCCAGAAGGTGGGCTTGCTCGCCAAGGAGACCCACGACCATACGATCCGCTTCGCCCCGCCGCTCGTCATTACGAAGGAAGAGCTGGACTGGGCATTGGAGCGGATTCGGGAAGTGCTGCCGGCGTAA
- the map gene encoding type I methionyl aminopeptidase, whose translation MIIIKTKEQIAKMHEAGKVLAACHKEIAKMIRPGITTMEIDRFVERFLKEHNATPEQKGYMGYPYATCASVNDVICHGFPSETELKDGDIVTIDMVVNLNGWLADSAWSYAVGNISDEAAHLLNTTEESLYKGIEQAVIGNRLGDIAHAIQALAEAEGFSVVREFVGHGIGQDMHEEPQVLHYGPAGKGMRLKEGMVITIEPMLNTGVWQSKRDPDGWTARTKDGGLSAQYEHTLAITADGPLILTQQD comes from the coding sequence ATGATTATTATCAAGACAAAAGAGCAAATTGCCAAAATGCACGAAGCGGGCAAAGTATTGGCGGCCTGCCACAAAGAGATCGCGAAAATGATCCGCCCGGGCATCACGACGATGGAAATCGATCGCTTTGTGGAGCGGTTTTTGAAGGAGCATAACGCAACGCCGGAGCAAAAAGGCTATATGGGCTATCCTTATGCGACATGCGCTTCCGTCAACGATGTCATCTGCCACGGCTTTCCGAGCGAGACCGAGCTGAAGGACGGGGATATCGTCACCATCGATATGGTCGTGAATCTGAACGGTTGGCTGGCTGATTCCGCTTGGTCTTACGCGGTGGGCAACATCTCTGACGAGGCTGCCCATCTGCTTAACACGACGGAAGAGTCGCTGTACAAGGGCATCGAGCAAGCGGTCATCGGCAACCGCCTTGGCGATATCGCCCATGCGATTCAGGCGTTGGCCGAGGCCGAAGGCTTCTCGGTCGTGCGTGAATTCGTCGGCCACGGGATCGGGCAGGATATGCACGAGGAGCCGCAGGTACTCCATTACGGGCCTGCCGGCAAAGGCATGCGCCTGAAGGAAGGCATGGTCATCACGATCGAGCCGATGCTGAATACCGGGGTCTGGCAGAGCAAGCGCGATCCGGACGGCTGGACGGCGAGAACGAAGGATGGCGGCTTGTCCGCGCAGTATGAGCATACGCTCGCGATTACGGCCGACGGCCCGCTCATTTTGACACAGCAGGATTAA
- the mgtE gene encoding magnesium transporter, translating into MSRQQTNDPNEAVSGGREPEDIMAEAIQILEGDEESIRHAFRYWHPYDLALVYRDAMITQRSRLLEVLDVDQLTGIMRELDPALQLESFQMLGHERAAEVLNRMDNDDLADTMAAVSVEAKEFLLSLMKREERDTVRQLLTYEPETAGGLMTNRYVWFYQRYTVREAVEKVKAFAELTKHVHYFYVVNEEKRLVGTLAYRELVLAQETETIQSLMNEKVISVTADTDQEEVARLFEQYDFLSMPVVDENNRLIGIVTVDDVIDVLREEAHEDFNKYSATDKTIDFRTNPFTAARRRLPWLIMLLFLGLVSGSIISRFEETLQQVVALTFFMPMIAGMTGNTGTQSLAVVIRGLASEKLDKGSVSRLIGRELVVGLIIGTVCGLAVALVAGFWQSSLPLGLVVGSSLFLTVIIGTMAGTVIPLILYRMNADPAVASGPLITTLNDIFSLTVYFGTATLFLSYIM; encoded by the coding sequence GTGAGCAGACAACAGACCAATGACCCGAACGAAGCGGTCAGCGGAGGCAGAGAGCCGGAAGATATTATGGCGGAGGCGATTCAGATTCTAGAGGGAGACGAGGAATCGATCCGGCATGCCTTCCGGTACTGGCACCCGTATGACCTCGCTCTCGTCTACCGGGACGCAATGATAACGCAGCGCTCCCGCTTGCTTGAGGTGCTCGACGTCGATCAGCTTACAGGCATCATGCGCGAGCTGGATCCGGCGCTGCAGCTGGAGTCTTTTCAGATGCTCGGGCACGAGCGTGCTGCGGAAGTACTGAACCGCATGGATAACGACGACTTGGCCGATACGATGGCAGCTGTCAGCGTGGAAGCGAAGGAATTCCTATTATCGCTGATGAAGCGGGAAGAGCGCGATACGGTCCGCCAGCTCTTGACCTATGAGCCGGAGACGGCTGGCGGTCTGATGACGAACCGCTATGTCTGGTTCTATCAGCGCTATACGGTGCGTGAAGCCGTCGAGAAGGTGAAGGCATTCGCCGAATTGACGAAGCATGTGCATTATTTTTATGTTGTAAATGAAGAAAAGCGTCTCGTCGGCACGCTCGCATACCGCGAGCTGGTGCTGGCCCAGGAGACGGAGACGATTCAATCCTTGATGAATGAGAAGGTCATCTCGGTTACGGCCGACACGGATCAGGAAGAAGTCGCCCGCCTGTTCGAGCAGTATGACTTCCTCTCGATGCCGGTCGTGGATGAAAATAACCGGCTGATCGGGATCGTGACGGTCGATGACGTCATCGACGTCCTGCGGGAAGAGGCGCATGAGGATTTCAATAAATACTCGGCTACGGACAAGACGATCGATTTCCGCACGAATCCGTTCACGGCGGCGCGGCGGCGTCTGCCCTGGCTCATTATGCTGCTGTTCCTCGGCTTGGTGTCGGGCAGCATTATCAGCCGCTTCGAAGAGACGCTGCAGCAGGTCGTCGCCTTGACCTTCTTCATGCCGATGATCGCCGGGATGACAGGGAATACAGGCACGCAATCACTGGCGGTCGTCATTCGCGGCCTGGCGTCGGAGAAGCTGGACAAAGGCTCCGTCAGCCGGTTGATCGGACGCGAGCTGGTCGTCGGGCTCATCATCGGCACCGTATGCGGCCTCGCGGTCGCGCTCGTCGCGGGCTTCTGGCAGTCCAGCCTTCCGCTCGGACTTGTCGTCGGCAGTTCCTTGTTCCTGACGGTCATTATCGGAACGATGGCAGGGACCGTCATTCCGCTTATTCTGTACCGGATGAATGCCGATCCGGCGGTAGCGTCCGGCCCGCTCATTACGACGCTGAACGATATCTTCTCGCTCACGGTCTATTTCGGGACGGCGACCCTGTTCTTGTCCTATATCATGTGA
- a CDS encoding alpha-L-fucosidase, which translates to MNLRLAVPTPQQMAWQDLELGMFFHFGINTYCDQEWGDGTDSPELFNPVELDARQWIRTAKEAGFKYVILTAKHHDGFCLWPTKTTEYSIRSSPWKNGQGDVVREVADACREEGMKFGVYVSPWDRNAPCYADPAAYDDFYAEQLTELLTGYGPLVEVWFDGAGSEGREYDWKRIIGLVKQHQPDAMIFNMGAPTIRWVGNEDGVAPYPCWNTAQSARVSMFTSDMNTWMEETPGWVPAECDVPIRKRHWFWHPNDEHSLHTLDHLMDLYYRSVGHGTTLLLNVSPDPRGLLPDPDTERVLEFGAAIRRRFGRPLGSASGTGSELELALDEEALIDHVVSMEDIAYGERVRAYTIEAEVGGEWKPVAAGSAIGHKKIDRIEPTRTSRIRLRVTEEAAEPHIRSLAAYSAGE; encoded by the coding sequence ATGAATCTGAGGCTGGCGGTGCCCACGCCGCAGCAAATGGCGTGGCAGGACTTGGAGTTAGGGATGTTTTTTCACTTCGGCATCAATACGTATTGCGATCAAGAATGGGGAGACGGAACGGATTCCCCGGAATTGTTCAACCCGGTGGAGCTGGATGCGCGCCAATGGATCCGGACCGCGAAGGAGGCCGGCTTCAAGTATGTCATTTTGACGGCGAAGCATCATGACGGCTTCTGTCTATGGCCGACCAAGACGACCGAATATTCAATCCGGTCGAGCCCGTGGAAGAACGGCCAGGGCGATGTCGTGCGCGAGGTCGCGGACGCCTGCCGGGAAGAAGGGATGAAGTTCGGCGTATATGTGTCGCCGTGGGATCGCAATGCGCCATGCTATGCCGATCCGGCTGCATATGACGATTTCTATGCGGAGCAGTTGACCGAGCTGCTGACCGGATACGGGCCTCTCGTCGAGGTGTGGTTCGACGGGGCGGGCTCCGAAGGGCGCGAATACGATTGGAAGCGCATTATCGGCCTCGTGAAGCAGCATCAGCCGGACGCGATGATCTTCAATATGGGCGCTCCGACGATCCGCTGGGTCGGGAATGAGGACGGAGTTGCGCCGTATCCGTGCTGGAACACGGCGCAGAGCGCCCGGGTCAGCATGTTCACGAGCGACATGAATACATGGATGGAAGAGACGCCGGGCTGGGTGCCCGCGGAATGCGATGTTCCGATCCGGAAGCGGCATTGGTTCTGGCATCCCAACGATGAGCACAGCCTGCACACCCTCGATCATTTAATGGATTTGTACTACCGCTCGGTCGGGCATGGGACGACGCTGCTGCTGAATGTGTCTCCGGACCCCCGCGGCCTGCTGCCGGATCCCGACACGGAGCGCGTGCTCGAATTCGGGGCGGCGATCCGCCGCCGGTTCGGGCGGCCGCTGGGCTCCGCCTCCGGGACGGGGTCTGAGCTTGAGCTGGCGCTGGACGAGGAAGCGCTTATCGATCATGTGGTGTCGATGGAGGACATTGCCTACGGGGAACGGGTGCGTGCCTACACGATTGAAGCGGAGGTCGGCGGGGAATGGAAGCCGGTTGCAGCGGGAAGCGCCATCGGCCACAAGAAAATCGACCGCATCGAGCCGACGCGGACATCCCGCATCCGGCTCCGCGTCACAGAGGAGGCGGCAGAGCCGCATATTCGCAGCTTGGCCGCCTATTCGGCGGGCGAATAA
- a CDS encoding ABC transporter substrate-binding protein has protein sequence MRQKGSVLLAMMLSISLLLAACSGGGGAKQGAAATDPADGVKAEELFSPVGEFPIVKEPMTLKMFAPQSAAIENLETNEFTKYLEEKTNIQIKWDVVPEGALEEKKQLMMASGDYPEVILAGSFSKADQMKYGQQGVFIPLNDLIEKYAPNMKQAMADIPYLKDAITTPDGNIYAIPKVNECYHCTYASKMWINQTWLDQLGLKMPTTTDEFYETLKAFKEKDPNGNGKQDEIPLTTAGKKEMWGGGLDAYLMNAFIYNDATTYMYLDNGELKFSPNQEPWREGLRYIHKLYAEGLIDKASFTQNADAVKQVGNRPDNVMGAVATALISYVYSPNELTPRHKDYVTVPPLKGPEGVQLAGYFVGAGNGQFAITNKATAEQQIAAIRFADYLYSEEATLFSSMGREGDGYRKAEAGEKTADGTPARFKQTPKPNVAQVQNGTWQELGIMKMTNELRDSFAVPEDMYSEDGYGLRLRTESKKYEPFAKPEIAFPSDIFIAAEDASLAAQLQTSINDYVESNMAQFITGSKDVDKDWDAYVKGFDGLQLAKYLEIYSKALKK, from the coding sequence ATGAGACAAAAAGGATCTGTCTTGCTCGCCATGATGTTGAGCATCTCGCTGCTGCTGGCGGCTTGCTCTGGAGGAGGGGGCGCGAAGCAGGGAGCCGCGGCAACCGATCCGGCCGATGGGGTCAAGGCGGAGGAGCTATTCAGCCCGGTCGGGGAATTCCCGATTGTGAAGGAGCCGATGACGCTGAAAATGTTCGCTCCCCAGTCGGCGGCGATCGAGAATCTGGAGACGAACGAGTTCACGAAGTACCTGGAGGAGAAGACCAATATCCAGATTAAATGGGATGTCGTGCCGGAAGGCGCGCTGGAGGAGAAAAAGCAGCTCATGATGGCGAGCGGCGACTATCCGGAAGTGATTCTGGCAGGCTCCTTCAGCAAGGCGGATCAAATGAAGTACGGCCAACAAGGCGTCTTCATCCCGCTGAACGATCTGATTGAGAAGTATGCGCCGAACATGAAGCAGGCGATGGCGGACATCCCGTACTTGAAGGACGCGATAACGACGCCTGACGGCAATATTTACGCCATACCAAAAGTGAACGAGTGCTATCACTGTACCTATGCCTCGAAAATGTGGATCAACCAAACGTGGCTGGATCAGCTCGGGCTGAAGATGCCGACGACGACGGATGAGTTCTATGAAACCTTGAAGGCATTCAAAGAGAAAGACCCGAACGGGAATGGCAAGCAGGATGAGATACCGCTCACGACCGCCGGGAAAAAGGAAATGTGGGGCGGAGGTCTGGACGCGTACTTGATGAATGCGTTCATCTATAATGATGCCACGACCTATATGTATCTGGACAACGGGGAATTGAAGTTCTCGCCGAATCAAGAGCCATGGCGGGAAGGGCTGCGCTACATTCATAAGCTGTATGCGGAAGGGTTGATTGACAAAGCGTCCTTCACCCAAAACGCGGATGCCGTGAAGCAGGTCGGCAACCGGCCGGACAATGTGATGGGAGCGGTCGCCACCGCGCTGATCAGCTATGTGTATTCGCCGAATGAGCTGACCCCGCGCCACAAGGACTATGTCACGGTTCCGCCGCTGAAGGGTCCGGAAGGTGTGCAGCTTGCAGGCTATTTCGTCGGGGCTGGCAACGGCCAGTTCGCGATTACGAACAAGGCGACGGCCGAACAGCAGATTGCGGCGATCCGGTTCGCGGACTATCTCTACTCGGAGGAAGCGACCCTGTTCAGCAGCATGGGCAGAGAAGGGGATGGGTACCGCAAGGCCGAGGCGGGCGAGAAGACGGCGGATGGAACGCCGGCGCGCTTCAAGCAGACGCCGAAGCCGAATGTGGCCCAGGTGCAGAACGGAACATGGCAAGAGCTTGGCATCATGAAAATGACCAACGAGCTGCGCGACTCCTTCGCCGTGCCGGAGGATATGTATTCGGAAGACGGCTACGGGCTGCGCCTGCGCACTGAATCCAAGAAATACGAGCCATTCGCGAAGCCGGAGATCGCCTTCCCGTCCGATATCTTCATTGCGGCGGAGGATGCTTCCCTGGCCGCGCAGCTGCAGACCTCGATCAATGATTACGTCGAATCGAATATGGCGCAATTCATTACCGGCAGCAAGGATGTGGACAAGGATTGGGATGCTTATGTAAAAGGGTTTGACGGGCTGCAATTAGCGAAGTATCTTGAAATTTATAGCAAGGCGTTGAAAAAATAA
- a CDS encoding carbohydrate ABC transporter permease, which yields MSNTTIRESLPDRLFLAGVYVFLTLILVIILFPLLHILSASFSSPQAVNSGQVWIFPVEFTLAGYKAVFANSNILIGYANSIFYAVFGTLVNVVMTVLIAYPLSRTTFYGRHLLMMLLVFTMLFDGGLIPNYMVVKSLGLIDTRWAMIIPGALAVFQVIIARTFFQSSIPEELSEAAEIDGCSDIRFITSVVLPLSKPILAVMTLMYAVGHWNSYFGALIYLKSPDMFPLQIVLRNILILNSVDPAMMANVDDMLQLQGIAELLKYSLIVVASAPVLMIYPFVQKHFVKGVLIGSLKG from the coding sequence ATGAGCAACACGACGATCAGGGAATCACTGCCCGACCGCTTGTTCCTCGCTGGCGTGTACGTGTTTTTAACATTGATCCTAGTTATTATTTTATTCCCGCTGCTTCATATTTTGAGCGCTTCGTTCAGCTCGCCGCAGGCGGTGAACTCGGGACAGGTCTGGATCTTTCCCGTCGAGTTCACGCTTGCCGGCTACAAGGCCGTCTTCGCGAATTCCAATATATTGATTGGCTATGCGAATTCGATCTTCTACGCCGTCTTCGGCACGTTGGTCAATGTCGTCATGACGGTGCTCATCGCTTACCCGCTGTCGCGCACGACGTTCTATGGACGGCATCTGCTCATGATGCTGCTCGTGTTCACGATGCTGTTCGACGGCGGCCTCATCCCGAACTATATGGTCGTGAAGTCGCTCGGTCTGATTGATACGCGCTGGGCGATGATCATTCCGGGCGCCTTGGCGGTGTTCCAGGTCATTATCGCCCGCACCTTCTTCCAGTCGTCCATCCCGGAGGAGCTGTCGGAGGCGGCGGAGATTGACGGCTGCAGCGATATCCGCTTCATTACCAGCGTCGTGCTGCCGCTGTCCAAGCCGATTCTGGCCGTCATGACGCTGATGTATGCGGTCGGGCATTGGAATTCGTATTTCGGGGCGCTCATTTATTTGAAGTCGCCTGACATGTTCCCTCTGCAAATCGTGCTGCGCAACATTTTGATTCTCAATTCAGTGGACCCGGCCATGATGGCCAATGTCGATGACATGCTGCAGCTTCAGGGCATCGCCGAGCTGCTCAAATATTCGCTGATCGTGGTGGCCAGCGCGCCCGTGCTGATGATCTATCCATTTGTGCAGAAGCATTTTGTGAAGGGCGTCTTAATCGGATCGTTAAAAGGGTAA
- a CDS encoding ABC transporter permease: MANVTPGSASRRLTSRFAFAPGTGKRIKKHWQFYLLVLLPVAYLLIFKYVPMGGVLIAFKEYNVVQGIWDSPWVGLKYFEQFLESPYFWNYIRNTIVVSLYGLAVGFPAPILLALLLNEIRNGWFKKTVQMVTYAPYFISTVIMVSIVIVALSPNVGMVNNVLRLFGFEGIDFMGRPELFKSIYVWSDVWQFTGYGAIIYIAALAGVNPELYEAAKVDGATRFQKIWNIDLPSIFPVMVILLILNVGSMMSVGFEKMYLMQNPLNLESSEIISTYVYKVGLLNANFSFSTAIGLFNSVINLILIVTVNAIARRLSESSLW, translated from the coding sequence ATGGCAAACGTCACGCCCGGATCTGCATCCCGCCGCCTGACATCGCGCTTCGCGTTTGCCCCAGGCACCGGCAAGCGAATTAAGAAGCATTGGCAGTTCTACCTGTTGGTTCTGCTGCCTGTCGCCTACCTGCTTATTTTCAAATATGTGCCTATGGGCGGCGTGCTGATCGCGTTCAAAGAATATAACGTTGTGCAGGGCATCTGGGACAGCCCGTGGGTCGGACTGAAATATTTTGAGCAGTTCCTCGAGTCCCCCTACTTCTGGAATTACATCCGCAATACGATCGTCGTCAGCCTGTACGGGCTGGCAGTCGGGTTCCCGGCTCCGATCCTGTTGGCCCTGCTCTTGAATGAAATTCGCAACGGCTGGTTCAAAAAAACCGTGCAAATGGTGACGTATGCGCCCTATTTCATCTCGACCGTCATTATGGTGTCTATCGTTATCGTTGCTCTGTCGCCGAACGTCGGCATGGTGAACAATGTGTTGCGGCTCTTCGGGTTCGAAGGGATCGACTTCATGGGACGGCCGGAGCTGTTCAAATCGATTTATGTCTGGTCCGATGTATGGCAATTTACGGGCTACGGCGCGATTATTTATATTGCCGCGCTGGCTGGGGTCAATCCGGAGCTGTATGAAGCGGCCAAGGTCGATGGCGCGACGCGGTTCCAGAAAATATGGAACATCGATTTGCCGAGCATTTTCCCGGTGATGGTTATTTTGCTTATATTGAATGTCGGCAGCATGATGAGCGTCGGCTTCGAGAAAATGTATCTGATGCAGAACCCGCTCAATCTGGAGTCGTCAGAAATTATTTCGACCTATGTGTACAAGGTGGGGCTGCTGAATGCGAACTTCAGCTTCTCCACGGCGATCGGGCTCTTCAACTCAGTCATCAATCTGATCTTGATCGTGACGGTTAACGCGATTGCGCGCCGGCTGTCCGAGTCGAGTCTGTGGTAA